From a single Lytechinus variegatus isolate NC3 chromosome 9, Lvar_3.0, whole genome shotgun sequence genomic region:
- the LOC121421824 gene encoding 52 kDa repressor of the inhibitor of the protein kinase-like yields MLLKSHKHADIVTAEMMHKNLTEEKRESRRNVARIVQNIQFLGRQGLAFQGKEDVDSNVLQLYHMRATDDPRMLDWLKKKTNKYMSHDIQNEMLEIMALQVLREVASSIRNGVFFSILADECTDISNKEQLTLCIRWIDEKLEPHEEFIGFYHIPNIKADTIVAVIKDAVMRMNLSLSNCRGQCYDAGGQMAGSRRGVAQQILPEAPKAHPTHCPGHALNLAVCDATKSSKLLSDALDITYELCKLIKFLPKRQGLLDQIKADINLEAAALKVICPTRWTVRGLSFYCIIKNYEAL; encoded by the coding sequence ATGCTCCTCAAATCCCATAAACATGCAGATATTGTAACAGCCGAGATGATGCATAAGAACCTGACTGAGGAAAAGCGAGAAAGTCGGAGAAATGTTGCAAGGATAGTGCAGAACATACAGTTTCTGGGTAGACAAGGACTAGCGTTTCAAGGGAAGGAAGATGTAGACTCAAACGTTCTCCAACTGTATCACATGAGAGCTACTGATGACCCCCGAATGTTGGATTGGTTAAAGAAGAAAACCAACAAGTACATGTCCCATGATATCCAAAACGAAATGTTAGAGATAATGGCACTTCAGGTATTGAGGGAGGTAGCGTCCTCTATCAGGAACGGTGTATTCTTCTCGATCTTGGCAGACGAATGCACAGACATTTCGAATAAGGAACAACTGACACTTTGTATTAGGTGGATTGATGAGAAGCTTGAACCACATGAAGAATTTATCGGATTCTATCACATTCCGAACATCAAGGCAGATACTATTGTGGCAGTCATTAAGGATGCAGTCATGAGGATGAATTTGAGCCTGTCGAACTGCCGTGGACAATGCTACGATGCCGGTGGCCAAATGGCTGGTTCACGTCGAGGTGTGGCTCAGCAAATTCTACCAGAGGCACCAAAGGCTCACCCGACACATTGCCCTGGACACGCCCTTAATCTGGCAGTATGTGATGCAACGAAGAGTTCCAAGCTCCTATCGGATGCTTTGGATATCACATATGAACTTTGTAAGCTCATTAAGTTTTTACCCAAGCGTCAAGGCTTACTAGATCAAATTAAGGCGGACATTAACTTAGAGGCTGCTGCTTTGAAGGTGATTTGTCCAACACGATGGACTGTGCGTGGACTGAGTTTCTATTGCATAATCAAGAATTATGAGGCCCTTTGA